In Erigeron canadensis isolate Cc75 chromosome 7, C_canadensis_v1, whole genome shotgun sequence, one DNA window encodes the following:
- the LOC122609043 gene encoding uncharacterized mitochondrial protein AtMg00810-like — MCKDFERVMKSEFEMSAMGELSFFLGFQVDQKKDGIFIHQTKYVNDILERFKMTDAKSIATPIPVNHQLGAVVDSDEPVDPTLYRAMIGSLMYLTASRPDIMFAVCICSQFQADPRASHLSVVKRIFHYLKGRPKLGIWYPWEGDLDFVAYSDADYGGCNLTRKSTSGGCQFLGGRIVSWQCKKQTSVANSTCEAEYVVAGNCCSQVLWIQQQLRDYSLNFTNTPIMVDNESTISITNNPVKHSKTKHIEIRHHFNRDCAEKRLIHMVKVHSDYNYADLFTKAFDRSRFDFLLQANGMRNPE; from the coding sequence ATGTGCAAAGATTTTGAAAGGGTAATGAAAAGtgagtttgagatgagtgcaaTGGGGGAATTAAGTTTCTTCTTGGGGTTTCAAGTTGATCAGAAAAAGGATGGCATTTTTAtccatcagaccaagtatgtgaATGATATCTTAGAAAGGTTCAAGATGACTGATGCAAAATCAATTGCTACTCCTATACCGgtcaatcatcaacttggagCTGTTGTAGATAGTGATGAACCTGTTGATCCCACTCTTTATAGAGCGATGATAGGTTCTCTTATGTATCTAACAGCTTCTCGCcctgacattatgtttgctgttTGTATTTGTTCTCAATTTCAGGCTGATCCACGAGCATCACACCTATCAGTGGTGAAGCGAATCTTTCATTACCTCAAAGGACGACCAAAACTGGGAATTTGGTATCCTTGGGAGGGTGATTTAGATTTTGTAGCTTATTCTGATGCTGATTATGGAGGCTGTAATCTGACGAGAAAGTCTACTTCTGGAGGTTGTCAATTTTTAGGAGGAAGGATCGTGTcctggcagtgcaagaagcaaaCGTCTGTTGCTAATTCGACGtgtgaagctgaatatgttgtTGCTGGCAATTGTTGTTCTCAGGTTCTCTGGATTCAACAGCAGTTGCGGGACTACAGTTTGAATTTCACTAACACTCCTATTATGGTTGATAATGAATCCACAATCTCCATCACTAATAACCCGGTTAAGCATAGTAAGACTAAACATATTGAAATCAGACACCATTTTAATCGTGATTGTGCTGAAAAACGTTTGATTCATATGGTTAAAGTTCATTCTGATTACAACTATGCTGATCTTTTCACTAAGGCTTTTGACAGATCACGTTTTGACTTTTTGCTTCAAGCGAACGGAATGAGGAATCCCGAGTAA